Proteins co-encoded in one Halorussus salinus genomic window:
- the mptA gene encoding GTP cyclohydrolase MptA has product MDEQLPDVQASEPDVTVGLNRVGVTGVKKLVELARPDKRPIVLTAEFEVMVDLPSWRKGADMSRNMEVVDEILEDAVSEPTYRVEDVCGEAAERLLEKHDYTSKAEVQMEAEYMIKDRTPESDRPTQATADIIASATATDEGTREEIGARVTGMTVCPCSQGMMGQTAREKLEDLGVGEEEVREFLQEVPQAGHSQRGHATLTVESEGAPEANLADIIEVARDSMSARIYNLAKRPDEDHMTFEAHANAKFVEDCVRDMAEGVVSEFPDLPDDAVVTMKQSNDESIHQHNAHAERVAEVATLRDELTDD; this is encoded by the coding sequence ATGGACGAGCAACTGCCGGACGTGCAGGCCTCGGAACCCGACGTGACCGTCGGGCTGAACCGAGTCGGCGTGACGGGCGTCAAGAAGCTAGTCGAACTCGCCCGCCCCGACAAGCGGCCCATCGTGTTGACCGCGGAGTTCGAAGTGATGGTGGACCTGCCCAGTTGGCGGAAGGGCGCAGACATGAGTCGCAACATGGAGGTCGTCGACGAGATTCTGGAGGACGCGGTGAGCGAACCCACCTACCGCGTCGAGGACGTGTGCGGCGAGGCCGCCGAGCGACTGCTGGAGAAACACGACTACACCTCGAAGGCCGAGGTCCAGATGGAAGCCGAGTACATGATAAAGGACCGGACGCCCGAGAGCGACCGACCGACGCAGGCGACTGCCGACATCATCGCCAGCGCCACCGCGACCGACGAGGGCACCCGCGAGGAGATCGGCGCTCGCGTCACCGGCATGACGGTCTGTCCCTGCTCGCAGGGCATGATGGGCCAGACCGCCCGCGAAAAGTTGGAAGACCTCGGCGTCGGCGAAGAAGAGGTCCGGGAGTTCTTGCAGGAGGTCCCGCAGGCGGGCCACTCCCAGCGCGGCCACGCGACCCTGACCGTCGAGAGCGAGGGCGCGCCCGAGGCGAACCTCGCGGACATCATCGAGGTGGCGCGGGACTCGATGAGCGCCCGCATCTACAACCTCGCCAAGCGCCCCGACGAGGACCACATGACCTTCGAGGCCCACGCGAACGCGAAGTTCGTGGAGGACTGCGTGCGCGACATGGCCGAGGGCGTCGTGAGCGAGTTCCCGGACCTGCCCGACGACGCCGTGGTGACGATGAAACAGAGCAACGACGAGTCCATCCACCAGCACAACGCCCACGCCGAACGCGTGGCCGAGGTGGCGACGCTCCGCGACGAGTTGACCGACGACTGA
- the ric gene encoding iron-sulfur cluster repair di-iron protein, whose amino-acid sequence MTETIDPATSLGQLVRENPEFASVFESLGIDYCCGGDTPLERACEETDLELRSVLDRLADAESAGSDGTGASAESLSELVDDVVETHHDYLRSELPSLERVVRKVARVHGDSHPELHEVESEFLDLKDEVTHHIEDEEENVFPELLTLDGETPPADADEEAIREAIDHLESEHDAAASSLERIRDLTDGYEIPDDACTSYRNMLDRLQMLEKDMHQHVHKENNVLFPEAEERLAA is encoded by the coding sequence ATGACAGAGACCATCGACCCCGCGACCAGTCTCGGACAGCTCGTCAGGGAGAACCCCGAGTTCGCGTCCGTCTTCGAATCGCTCGGCATCGACTACTGCTGTGGCGGCGACACACCGTTAGAGCGAGCCTGCGAGGAGACCGACCTCGAACTCCGGTCGGTCCTCGACCGGTTGGCCGACGCCGAGTCAGCCGGGTCAGACGGGACGGGCGCGTCCGCGGAGTCGCTGTCGGAACTCGTCGACGACGTGGTCGAGACCCACCACGACTACCTCCGGTCGGAACTCCCGTCGCTCGAACGCGTCGTCCGGAAGGTCGCCCGCGTCCACGGCGACTCCCACCCCGAACTCCACGAAGTCGAATCGGAGTTCCTCGACCTCAAGGACGAGGTCACCCACCACATCGAGGACGAAGAGGAGAACGTCTTTCCCGAACTTCTGACCCTCGACGGCGAGACCCCGCCCGCGGACGCCGACGAGGAGGCCATCCGGGAGGCCATCGACCACCTCGAATCGGAACACGACGCCGCGGCGTCCAGTCTCGAACGGATTCGAGACCTGACCGACGGCTACGAGATTCCCGACGACGCCTGCACGAGCTACCGGAACATGCTCGACCGCCTCCAGATGCTCGAAAAAGACATGCACCAGCACGTCCACAAGGAGAACAACGTGCTGTTCCCCGAAGCCGAGGAGCGACTCGCCGCGTAG
- a CDS encoding universal stress protein, which yields MTKQILVPIDGSPQSNDALDYALEEFAEEDITLLHVIDPIDAGYTAPVGLPGGSEEWYENEKESAEALFEEAQKVADEYGATLDSATEMGRPAQTIVEFADDEGFDQIVMGSHGRSGVSRILLGSVAETVVRRASMPVTVVR from the coding sequence ATGACGAAGCAAATTCTCGTTCCCATCGACGGGTCGCCCCAGTCGAACGACGCGCTCGACTACGCACTCGAGGAGTTCGCCGAGGAGGACATCACCCTGCTCCACGTCATCGACCCCATCGACGCGGGCTACACCGCTCCGGTGGGTCTCCCCGGTGGCTCCGAGGAGTGGTACGAAAACGAGAAGGAGAGCGCCGAGGCGCTGTTCGAGGAGGCCCAGAAGGTCGCCGACGAGTACGGCGCGACCCTCGACTCGGCGACCGAGATGGGCCGCCCGGCCCAGACCATCGTGGAGTTCGCCGACGACGAGGGCTTCGACCAAATCGTGATGGGGAGCCACGGGCGCTCGGGCGTCTCGCGCATCCTCCTCGGGAGCGTCGCCGAGACCGTCGTCCGGCGCGCCTCGATGCCGGTGACGGTCGTACGCTGA
- the pyrF gene encoding orotidine-5'-phosphate decarboxylase, giving the protein MTCFDRLRERIRRTESLLAVGLNPDRSRLPDDCRAYDYPRRAFARRIVDATHEEVAAYSVSPAAYADRDGWTALAETVAYAQGRGVPVLLDGKYADLPSSDHPTARADLLGRADAVTVSPYCGRAAVQSALDADCGVFAVCRTPNPGAADLQDREVATEGGDGEIEDSDDEEAPEPTVADRVADLAVSWAAETSTGDAASSDLRGDVGLLVGGSSDVLERLRERAPDLPFFAVGGARNDPEVAAHVAPEEGPSAGVGLVEATREVLYAGETAGRGRRRGQDDYAAAAGQAARRLARQLNRKR; this is encoded by the coding sequence ATGACCTGCTTCGACCGCCTTCGCGAGCGAATCCGGCGGACTGAGAGCCTGCTGGCGGTGGGGCTGAACCCCGACCGCTCGCGGCTCCCCGACGACTGCCGGGCGTACGACTACCCCCGGCGGGCGTTCGCGCGCCGCATCGTGGACGCGACCCACGAGGAGGTCGCGGCCTACTCGGTCAGTCCGGCCGCCTACGCCGACCGGGACGGCTGGACCGCGCTGGCCGAGACCGTCGCCTACGCGCAGGGTCGGGGCGTGCCGGTCCTCCTCGACGGCAAGTACGCCGACCTGCCGAGTTCGGACCACCCGACCGCACGGGCGGACCTCCTCGGCCGCGCGGACGCCGTCACGGTCTCGCCATACTGCGGTCGCGCGGCCGTCCAGTCGGCGCTCGACGCCGACTGCGGCGTCTTCGCGGTCTGCCGGACGCCCAACCCCGGCGCGGCCGACCTTCAGGACCGCGAAGTTGCGACCGAGGGAGGCGACGGGGAAATCGAGGATAGCGACGACGAGGAGGCTCCCGAACCCACGGTCGCCGACCGCGTGGCGGACCTCGCGGTGTCGTGGGCCGCGGAGACCTCGACGGGCGACGCCGCGTCGTCCGACTTGCGGGGCGACGTGGGCCTGCTGGTCGGCGGGTCGAGTGACGTTCTCGAACGCCTCCGCGAGCGCGCACCGGACCTGCCCTTCTTCGCGGTCGGCGGGGCGCGCAACGACCCCGAAGTCGCCGCTCACGTCGCGCCAGAGGAGGGACCGTCGGCAGGCGTCGGACTGGTCGAAGCGACTCGGGAAGTCCTCTACGCGGGCGAGACCGCCGGGCGAGGGCGGCGTCGCGGGCAGGACGACTACGCCGCGGCGGCGGGGCAAGCGGCGCGACGGCTCGCGAGGCAACTGAACCGGAAGCGATGA
- a CDS encoding DUF1405 domain-containing protein — MLPDRADLPRYLAPLPESVEDFALRYAWVIVAVNLAGTAFGFWYYGFHPLPLDGPLITWQFAAEPPVMWPFVPDSPVATFFIAASLALWKLGRNSEVVNALAFFGCLKLGLWTPFTLLAFMDGFSYNSVLMYNFLFWSHLGMVAEAFLIHRYSDFPVGAVLVAVVWYGFNDVVDYFLPIVGTPHHTTLPGQELLETGFMSHPSPTHEIAAAGAVVITYAAIFLSLATRVKKLEVGR; from the coding sequence ATGCTTCCCGACCGCGCCGACCTCCCGCGCTACCTCGCTCCGTTACCGGAGTCCGTAGAGGACTTCGCGTTACGGTATGCGTGGGTCATCGTCGCGGTCAACCTCGCCGGGACCGCCTTCGGCTTCTGGTACTACGGCTTCCACCCCCTGCCGCTCGACGGCCCGCTCATCACGTGGCAGTTCGCCGCCGAACCGCCCGTCATGTGGCCGTTCGTCCCCGACAGCCCGGTGGCGACGTTCTTCATCGCGGCCAGCCTCGCGCTCTGGAAACTCGGGCGGAACTCCGAGGTCGTCAACGCCTTGGCCTTCTTCGGCTGTCTCAAACTCGGCCTCTGGACACCGTTCACGCTGTTGGCGTTCATGGATGGCTTCTCGTACAACTCCGTGCTGATGTACAACTTCCTGTTCTGGAGTCACCTCGGGATGGTCGCCGAGGCGTTCCTGATTCACCGCTACAGCGACTTCCCGGTCGGTGCCGTCCTCGTCGCGGTGGTCTGGTACGGCTTCAACGACGTGGTGGACTACTTCCTCCCCATCGTCGGCACGCCCCACCATACCACGCTGCCGGGCCAAGAACTGCTGGAGACCGGTTTCATGTCCCATCCCTCGCCGACCCACGAAATCGCCGCGGCCGGTGCGGTCGTGATTACGTACGCCGCGATTTTCCTGTCGCTGGCGACGCGGGTGAAGAAGCTAGAAGTCGGCCGGTAA
- a CDS encoding NAD(+)/NADH kinase has protein sequence MRVGIVAQKGNSRAALLAEEIRNTLPDEVSIRLDDATAERLDREGSPVEEMHDCDLVVSIGGDGTFLFAARGAGPTPILGVNLGEVGFLNGVRPDDAVETVEAVVAGYRETDTIPSREVPRLRAEGEGDWSVHPALNEIVVQGPQRGHGEGLDYEVRVDDRVFNAGHGDGVLVSTPTGSTAYNLSEGGPLVHPDTDALVVTEMCAAESMPPLVIPSDSAVEIRATGAAVGYVSADSTRKQFEMPETVRVRADPEPTRIAEPSSDFFEALGKLD, from the coding sequence ATGAGAGTCGGCATCGTCGCCCAGAAGGGCAACTCGCGGGCCGCCCTGCTGGCCGAGGAGATACGCAACACGCTACCGGACGAGGTGTCGATTCGGCTGGACGACGCGACCGCCGAGCGGTTGGACCGCGAGGGGTCGCCCGTCGAGGAGATGCACGACTGCGACCTCGTGGTCTCCATCGGCGGCGACGGCACCTTCCTGTTCGCGGCCCGCGGGGCGGGACCGACGCCGATTCTGGGCGTGAACTTGGGCGAGGTCGGGTTCCTGAACGGGGTCCGGCCGGACGACGCGGTCGAGACCGTCGAGGCCGTCGTCGCCGGGTACCGCGAAACCGACACGATTCCCTCGCGGGAGGTGCCCCGACTGCGGGCCGAGGGCGAGGGCGACTGGTCGGTCCACCCCGCGCTGAACGAAATCGTCGTGCAGGGACCCCAGCGCGGCCACGGCGAGGGCCTCGACTACGAAGTCCGGGTGGACGACCGCGTGTTCAACGCCGGGCACGGCGACGGCGTGTTGGTCTCGACGCCGACCGGAAGCACCGCGTACAACCTGAGCGAGGGCGGGCCGCTGGTCCATCCCGACACCGACGCGCTGGTCGTTACGGAGATGTGTGCCGCCGAGTCGATGCCGCCGCTCGTGATACCCAGCGACAGCGCGGTCGAGATTCGAGCGACGGGCGCGGCGGTCGGCTACGTGAGCGCCGACAGCACCCGCAAGCAGTTCGAGATGCCCGAGACGGTGCGGGTTCGTGCGGACCCGGAACCGACCCGCATCGCCGAACCGTCCAGCGACTTCTTCGAGGCGCTCGGGAAACTCGACTGA
- the pdxS gene encoding pyridoxal 5'-phosphate synthase lyase subunit PdxS: MAEETDIEELKRGSELVKRGFARMQKGGVIMDVVNREQARIAEDAGAVAVMALEAVPADIRKRGGVARMADPADVEEIIDEVSIPVMGKSRIGHTKEAQILEAVGVDMIDESEVLTPADDRYHIDKREFTSPFVCGARNLGEALRRIEEGAAMIRTKGEAGTGDVNQAVHHQRNIKGAIRKIEGMTKEEREAFARDIEAPADLVHETADEGRLPVVNFAAGGIATPADAALMMHHGCDGIFVGSGIFGAEDPEEMADAIVEATNNWDDPERLASISKDIGSGMKGEANADLPEEEQLQGRGN; the protein is encoded by the coding sequence ATGGCCGAAGAAACCGACATCGAGGAGCTAAAGCGAGGCAGCGAACTCGTCAAGCGCGGATTCGCGCGGATGCAGAAGGGCGGGGTCATCATGGACGTGGTGAACCGCGAGCAGGCCCGCATCGCCGAGGACGCGGGTGCGGTCGCGGTGATGGCGCTCGAAGCCGTCCCGGCCGACATCCGCAAGCGCGGCGGCGTCGCGCGGATGGCCGACCCCGCGGACGTAGAGGAGATAATCGACGAGGTGTCCATCCCGGTGATGGGCAAGTCCCGAATCGGCCACACGAAGGAGGCCCAGATTCTGGAAGCGGTCGGCGTGGACATGATCGACGAGTCGGAGGTACTGACGCCCGCCGACGACCGCTACCACATCGACAAGCGCGAGTTCACGAGTCCCTTCGTCTGCGGTGCCCGCAACCTCGGCGAGGCCCTGCGCCGCATCGAGGAGGGCGCGGCGATGATTCGGACGAAGGGCGAAGCCGGGACCGGCGACGTGAACCAAGCGGTCCACCACCAGCGCAACATCAAGGGCGCGATTCGCAAGATAGAGGGCATGACGAAGGAAGAGCGCGAGGCCTTCGCCCGCGACATCGAGGCCCCCGCGGACCTCGTCCACGAGACGGCCGACGAGGGTCGCCTGCCGGTCGTCAACTTCGCGGCGGGCGGTATCGCCACGCCCGCCGACGCCGCGCTGATGATGCACCACGGCTGTGACGGCATCTTCGTCGGGTCGGGTATCTTCGGTGCCGAGGACCCCGAGGAGATGGCCGACGCCATCGTGGAGGCGACGAACAACTGGGACGACCCCGAGCGGCTGGCGTCCATCAGCAAGGACATCGGTTCGGGCATGAAGGGCGAGGCCAACGCCGACCTGCCGGAAGAAGAGCAGTTGCAGGGTCGCGGAAACTGA
- a CDS encoding DUF2240 family protein, whose product MSLRSAVAAPFQQKGRESMPESEFVVALSLDRDWFSPDQAERLIDVATGQGLLDREEGEVVAAFDPSEVEIPEEFVPDESILQEQSTFEKLLDKVVSAGTDKQTAVAEINELQGRLGVTIEAAAVVYARRRGVDASAEAAEAREELRGD is encoded by the coding sequence ATGAGTCTCCGAAGCGCCGTCGCCGCTCCGTTCCAGCAGAAGGGCCGCGAGTCGATGCCCGAGAGCGAGTTCGTCGTCGCACTGTCGCTGGACCGGGACTGGTTCTCGCCTGACCAAGCCGAGCGGCTCATCGACGTGGCGACCGGACAGGGCCTTCTGGACCGCGAGGAGGGCGAGGTCGTCGCGGCGTTCGACCCGAGCGAGGTCGAGATACCCGAGGAGTTCGTCCCCGACGAGTCCATCCTGCAGGAGCAGTCCACCTTCGAGAAGCTCCTCGACAAGGTGGTCTCGGCCGGGACCGACAAGCAGACCGCGGTGGCCGAAATCAACGAGTTGCAGGGGCGACTCGGCGTGACCATCGAGGCCGCCGCGGTGGTGTACGCCCGGCGGCGCGGCGTGGACGCCAGCGCGGAGGCCGCCGAGGCGCGCGAGGAGTTGCGAGGCGACTGA
- a CDS encoding HFX_2341 family transcriptional regulator, protein MQTHIVPVGFDYDRLIAPLVRDQLDVDRVILLEGAVGSEANVEYSRNLSQKLEQDFRNLLGATTERVVVADVYDYDAAFEQAYDLINAELDEGREVWVNISSMPRTVSFAFATAAHSVMVEREEDREKIHTYYTAPEKYLETELAEELRRQMDLLEDLEEGVEDDRVTDRLDSARDLLAEFDERGTTIGAKEIRGGHIVELPVASFSNVKPFEEVILFKLGEEGEFESVSELADALASELDEEYTDSFRSKVIYNVDRLGPGGKGYIEQEEHGKSYRTRLSRIGELWVRAHANGETPE, encoded by the coding sequence ATGCAGACCCACATCGTCCCGGTCGGCTTCGACTACGACCGGCTCATCGCGCCGCTCGTGCGCGACCAGTTGGACGTGGACCGCGTCATCCTGCTGGAGGGCGCGGTCGGGAGCGAGGCCAACGTCGAGTACTCCCGGAACCTCTCGCAAAAACTCGAACAGGACTTCCGGAATCTACTGGGCGCGACCACCGAGCGCGTGGTCGTCGCCGACGTGTACGACTACGACGCCGCCTTCGAGCAGGCCTACGACCTCATCAACGCCGAACTGGACGAGGGTCGGGAGGTCTGGGTGAACATCTCCTCGATGCCCCGGACTGTCAGCTTCGCCTTCGCGACGGCGGCCCACTCCGTGATGGTCGAGCGCGAGGAGGACCGCGAGAAGATTCACACCTACTACACCGCCCCGGAGAAGTACCTCGAAACCGAACTCGCCGAGGAGTTGCGCCGCCAGATGGACCTCCTCGAAGACCTCGAAGAAGGCGTCGAGGACGACCGGGTGACCGACCGCCTCGACAGCGCGCGGGACCTCCTCGCGGAGTTCGACGAGCGGGGCACCACCATCGGCGCGAAGGAGATTCGGGGCGGCCACATCGTGGAGTTGCCCGTCGCTTCGTTCTCGAACGTCAAGCCCTTCGAGGAGGTCATCCTGTTCAAACTCGGCGAGGAGGGCGAGTTCGAGTCGGTGTCGGAACTCGCCGACGCCCTCGCGAGCGAACTCGACGAGGAGTACACCGACAGCTTCCGGTCGAAGGTCATCTACAACGTCGATAGGCTCGGTCCCGGCGGGAAGGGCTACATCGAGCAGGAAGAGCATGGAAAGTCCTACCGGACGCGCCTGTCCAGAATCGGGGAGTTGTGGGTCCGAGCGCACGCGAACGGGGAGACGCCGGAGTGA
- a CDS encoding HAD family hydrolase encodes MTLSAVVFDFDYTLTVPDRPRQAVLDDATAAVGAPDLSREEYLEAHSRHLDSPDRTPIFADILPEDSETDPEELAAAYREKVADSLIAVEGVAGLLADLREEYALGLLTNGPTDAQTSKLDRFDWVDNFDAVVVTGDLDAGKPDERAFRAVLSDLGVAPENAVYVGDDPEADVEGARNAGLRAIQVVFEGGPDPHPDADAHVERDSLAAELPGLLKTL; translated from the coding sequence GTGACACTCTCAGCCGTCGTCTTCGACTTCGACTACACGCTGACGGTTCCCGACCGGCCCCGGCAGGCCGTGTTGGACGACGCCACCGCGGCGGTCGGCGCGCCCGACCTCTCGCGCGAGGAGTACCTCGAAGCCCACTCCCGGCACCTCGACAGTCCGGACCGCACGCCCATCTTCGCCGACATCCTCCCCGAGGACAGCGAGACGGACCCCGAGGAACTCGCCGCGGCCTACCGCGAGAAGGTCGCCGACTCGCTCATCGCGGTCGAGGGCGTGGCGGGCCTGCTCGCGGACCTCCGCGAGGAGTACGCGCTCGGCCTGCTCACCAACGGTCCCACGGACGCCCAGACGAGCAAACTCGACCGCTTCGACTGGGTGGACAACTTCGACGCGGTGGTCGTCACGGGCGACCTCGACGCCGGAAAGCCCGACGAGCGCGCGTTTCGGGCGGTCCTCTCGGACCTCGGCGTCGCCCCCGAGAACGCAGTCTACGTCGGCGACGACCCCGAGGCCGACGTGGAGGGCGCGCGCAACGCCGGACTCCGCGCGATTCAGGTCGTCTTCGAGGGCGGCCCGGACCCGCATCCCGATGCCGACGCGCACGTCGAGCGCGACTCGCTGGCCGCCGAACTCCCCGGACTCCTGAAAACCCTATAG
- a CDS encoding KaiC domain-containing protein, translating to MRPVRGVGHATRSTHEEVPHVTDEDDWFERALREEDADAEDDRESDATDEAPDTDAPETDADDAPAETADSADRPSDFAETSGFDADADSPGFSADENDAPETSADDGDAPDFGMGGGDTDADFGTGEDDTGAGFGTGEEGTDADFGMGGDDADESPDSQTAVSESASGGFADADPYDADDEDEGLFDEDFASAFESAPGGGPGGGGGGGAGSGGGGAGSGGGGGAGDAGFGATESESGGFGGGGGGEFGMGGGGGFGGGGGGEPFEDEAFDDEEFESSIPRIDLGIDGLDSMIQGGVPERSLVTTIGSAGTGKTTFGLQFLHEALEQGENAVFITLEESHDRIVNTATEKGWDFETYEDEGSLAVIDLDPIEMANSLTSIRNDLPRLIEDFGATRLVLDSVSLLEMMYDDQSTRRNEVYDFTKSLKEAGVTTMLTSEASEDTAYASRHGIIEYLVDAVFVLRYIRSSDDFRETRLAVEIQKIRDANHSREIKPYSITNEGISVYRQANIF from the coding sequence ATGCGGCCGGTCCGAGGTGTCGGGCATGCGACGCGCTCGACCCACGAGGAGGTGCCCCACGTGACCGACGAGGACGACTGGTTCGAGCGCGCACTCCGCGAAGAGGACGCCGACGCCGAGGACGACCGAGAGAGCGACGCCACCGACGAGGCCCCCGACACCGACGCCCCCGAAACCGACGCCGACGACGCGCCTGCCGAGACCGCCGACTCGGCTGACCGGCCGAGCGACTTCGCAGAGACATCCGGATTCGACGCGGACGCCGACTCACCGGGGTTCAGCGCGGACGAGAACGACGCTCCCGAGACGAGCGCGGACGACGGCGACGCGCCCGACTTCGGGATGGGTGGCGGTGACACGGACGCTGATTTCGGAACAGGTGAAGACGACACGGGCGCTGGCTTCGGAACCGGCGAGGAGGGCACCGACGCCGACTTCGGGATGGGAGGAGACGACGCGGACGAGTCTCCCGACTCCCAGACCGCCGTGAGCGAGTCCGCCAGCGGCGGGTTCGCCGATGCCGACCCCTACGACGCCGACGACGAGGACGAGGGCCTCTTCGACGAGGACTTCGCCAGCGCGTTCGAGAGCGCGCCCGGTGGCGGTCCGGGTGGCGGTGGCGGCGGGGGTGCTGGCAGTGGCGGCGGGGGTGCTGGCAGTGGCGGCGGTGGCGGGGCTGGCGACGCTGGTTTCGGCGCGACCGAGAGCGAGTCGGGCGGCTTCGGTGGCGGCGGTGGCGGCGAGTTCGGCATGGGCGGTGGCGGCGGATTCGGCGGCGGCGGTGGCGGCGAACCCTTCGAGGACGAGGCGTTCGACGACGAGGAGTTCGAGTCGTCGATTCCGCGCATCGACCTCGGCATCGACGGTCTCGACAGCATGATTCAGGGCGGCGTCCCCGAGCGGTCGCTCGTCACGACCATCGGGTCGGCCGGGACCGGCAAGACCACGTTCGGTCTCCAGTTCCTCCACGAAGCCCTCGAACAGGGCGAGAACGCGGTGTTCATCACGCTCGAAGAGAGCCACGACCGCATCGTCAACACCGCGACCGAGAAGGGCTGGGACTTCGAGACGTACGAAGACGAGGGCAGTCTCGCGGTCATCGACTTGGACCCCATCGAGATGGCCAACAGCCTGACCTCCATCCGCAACGACCTGCCGCGACTCATCGAGGACTTCGGCGCGACCCGCCTCGTGCTGGACTCGGTGTCCCTGCTGGAGATGATGTACGACGACCAATCGACCCGCCGAAACGAGGTCTACGACTTCACCAAGAGCCTGAAGGAGGCCGGAGTCACCACGATGCTCACCAGCGAGGCCAGCGAGGACACGGCCTACGCCTCCCGGCACGGCATCATCGAGTATCTGGTGGACGCGGTGTTCGTCCTGCGCTACATCCGGAGTTCCGACGACTTCCGCGAGACGCGACTCGCGGTCGAGATTCAGAAGATTCGGGACGCGAACCACTCCCGCGAGATAAAGCCCTACTCGATTACGAACGAGGGTATCAGCGTCTACCGGCAGGCGAATATCTTCTAA